AGAAGGATTGCGATATGGCGACCGTGAGAGCCGATGCGACCGTGACCGAGGAGATCCGGACCGAGAAGATTCGCGTTCTGGTTGAGCGCTATCCGCAGCTGATGGAGCCGCTGGCGCAGTACGGTTTCGACCTGTGCTGCGGTGGTGAGCATCCCATCGCCGAGGCTGCCCGTCTGCACGGTATCGACGCCGAGGAGATCTTTACGACGGTCTTCAACGCGCTCGATCTGACCATGCCGACCGCGTAGTCGATGTTTCCACGGCTCGTCCCACTCGGAGCGCTGTTCTCGGCGCTGGCCCTGACCGTTGCGGCCGGTTGCACAGCGTTCGTTCCAGATCATCCGCAGCTCTGGAGCGCGCTGGTTGCGTTGGTCGTGCTGGGTGCCATCACGCCGATGATCCTGGCGGTCAACGTCCGGATCGTGCCGGTCTTCAGCCGTCGCACCTGGCAGCAGCCACGAGTCATGGCTGCCTCGATCGTGCTGGCGGTGCTGGGTGGCTGGACGACGTTCCTGGGGCGAGCCGTGCCCAACGGCAGGCTGGAGACGCTCGGCGCAACGCTGGCGCTCGTCTCTGGCCTCTGCTTCATGATCTCGATCATGCGGCTGTTCCGCTCCGAACCGGTGACGCAGGTTGGGCCGCCATTGCCCTTCCCGGAGCAGGTCCAGCTCGACAAGGTCGGCATCAGCTTCACCCGTCAGGCGGGTATGTACCTCATCCTCGGCCTGATCGTCGGGCTGCTGCTGCGCTTCTGGACGCCGAGTCGTGGCCGCTGGGACCTGGTCTGGGCGCACGCGATGCTACTGGGCTGGTTTCTCAACATGGCCTCGGGCGTCTGCTACCACACGCTCTCGCGCTGGACTGGTCTGCGCTGGCGCTCGGCGCGCATGATCCAGGTGCACCTGCGAGTCGCGACGCTGGCTCTGCCGCTGATGATCGTCGCCCTGGCGATCAACCACCGCTGGCTGTTCGCGCTCGGCGGCGTGTCGCAGGCGGCGATGCTGGTGCTGTTCGTCGTCAACATCCTGCCGATGATCGTCGGCCTGCCGCTGGTCTCGCGCGTCGGGGTGACGGCGGCCTGCGTCGCGCTGACGAGCGGCGTGCTGCTGGGCGGCTGGTTCGCGCTCGACCCGGTTGCCGGCTACCGCCTGCGGACCGCCCACGCTTCGATCAACCTGTTCGGCTTCGCTGGCCTGCTGATCGCCGGTGTTGGCTACTACCTGCTGCCACGCTTTGCCGGCCGACCGCTACGCTGGCCGCGCCTCGCGCTGGGGCAGGTCATCCTGCAGATCGTCGGTGTCGTGACGCTGGCCTTCGGCTGGTACTGGCGACAATATGGTCACGATGGCGGTACCATGCTCATCATGATCGGTGGACTGACAACGATGGCTGCGCTGATGCTGTTCGCGACGATCCTCGCCGCTACCTTCCGTAAGCGGGTGCGAGCGACGATCTCGAACGTGTCGCTCTCGCCATCACCCAAAACTGCTCGCTAGCCTGTGGATCGCGTCAGCATCCTCTACACGCGCGCTGCGCTGCTCTGGCTCGTGGCAGGTGTCATCCTGGGCTCGCTGATGCTCTCTGATGATCTGGTGCCCGGCAGCTGGCGGCTCTGGTTCGCCCCGACCCACGGCCACATGCTGTTCGTCGGCTGGTTCCTGCAGTTCGCCATCGGCGTCGGCTACTGGCTGCTGCCGCGCAAACGCAACACCGACCTGCCCTACGGCTATAACGAACGTCTCGCGATGGTTGGCATGGTCCTGCTCAACCTCGGGCTGCTCACCCGCGTCGTCGCCGAACCACTCGGTCGCGCCGGACACACCGGCAGCCTGCAGGACGCCGGCGAGGTGATCTCCTCGCTGCTCCAGCTCGCCGCCGTCCTCATCATCGCCACCCAGATCTGGCAACGCCTCATTCCCCGCCCCGCCAAGCTCGTCCGCGACGGCAAGCCGGTGCGCGGGCAGGGGGCGGAGAAGGAGTAGGGCGCGGCGCGGGCGAGCCACGGATGTGGTGGGGTGCCGGTCTGGCGGGTTGGGTGGCAAAACGGGCGTATTGCATACGCCCGGCCGGACCCCACGACATCAAAGCATCCCCAGCCACCGCGTTGACTACATCACCCTGCCGCTTTTGATTCTGGCCTGCCTAACGGGTGGGAGATTTCTCACTGCGGTTCGAAATGACAGGATACGAGAGTGGCTGTCGGGCCGAACTGCTCGCCATTGCTGGCAATGACGGCCGATCGGATTGGCAACTTCCCTCTTGTTCTGTCATTTCGAACCGCAGTGAGAAATCTCCCACCCGCCGGAGCCAGTCAAACGCGGGACAGCGGCGCTCAAAGCAACACCCGCCCTACTTCCGTCGGTCGCGCAGTGTGCGTTTGAGACCGCCGCCGCCGCGACGACCGGGGCGGGTCTTGTGGCTGCCGGTGCGGCGCGCGCCGACGGATGACTGACGCTTGGCGCGCGGGCGCATGGCGCGGCGCATGACACCGAGCTCGCGACGCACGAGCGCCGAGATGTCGTCGGGCGTCAGGTCCGGCGCGCTGCGCGCCAGCCGGTTGGCGATCCCGCCGATCGTTTTGGCGTCGAACGGCGCGTTCAGCGAACCGAGGGCCAGCGCCACACGGAGCAGCAGGATATCGGTCGCGCGGGGACCGGCGACGCCACGGGCTGCGCCGATCAGGTCGCGCTGACCCGCTGGACTGCCATCCAGCCCCTTCAGCGTCATCGTCGCGCCGAGCGCCCGCCACTCCTCGGCGTGGCGTTGCTGGCGCTGCGAGCGGTCGCCGCGCGTCGCCCCGGCGAGCTCGGCAACGGCAGCGGCGTCGATGTCCATACCGGCGTTCTGCAAATGCGCGATGGCAGTGTCGATCTCACGCGGGTTGACGCGGTACCCGGCGGCAGTACGCACCGCCGCGACGAACTCCGCCGCCGGCATGACGATGCCGGCGTTCAGCAGCGAGATGCTGATGCGCTCGAGGATCGCCTCGCGAGAGGCCGACGTGGCGGGCTGGCTCTGGTCGGATTCGGCAGCGGCTGTCTCTGCGGCTGCTTCCTCCGGTGGGGTGGTCGGCTCCTCAGCGTCTGTCATCAGATGATCCCGTCGTTACGCAACTGGTCGATGGTGCTCTGGTCGTATCCGAGGCGCTCGTGCAGCACCTCGTCGGTGTGCTGGCCGAGCGTCGGCGGTGCCAGCCGGACGGTTGGCGGCGTCTCCGACATGGCGAAAGGGATACCAGCCATCTTCAGCAGTCCGGCAGTCGGGTGCTCGATCTCAACCAGCATGTCGCGCGCCAGCGTCTGCGGATGCTGGAAGACCTGCTCGATCGTATTGATCTTGCCGCTGGGGATGTTGGCCGCATCGCAGGCTGCGATCCAGTGGTCAGCGTCCTCGGTCACCAGCAGCTCCTGCAGGATGCCGATGATCTCCTCGCGGTTGGCGACGCGCGCTGCGTTGGTCGCGTAGCGCTCGTCCTGCGCCAGCTCGGGTCGCTCGACGATCGCGCAGAGTGCCTGGAACTGGCGGTCGTTGCCGACGCCGAGGATCATGTGCTGATCGCGGGCGCGGAACGTCTGGTAGGGGACGATGTTGGCGTGGGCGTTGCCGTAGCGCTTGGGCGGATTGCCGGAGACGAGATAGTTCTGCCCGACATTGACCAACCAGGCGATCGCGGAAGTGAACAGCGTCGCATCGACGCGCTGGCCGACGCCGCTCGTCTCGCGTGTGTGCAGCGCCGAGAGGATACCGATCGTCGCAAACAGGCCGGCGGTGACATCAACGACGGCAACGCCAACCTTCATCGGCTCGCCGTCTGGCTCACCGGTGATGGCCATGATGCCCGCCTCGCCCTGCGCGATGAAGTCGTAGCCCGGCTTGTTGGCCATCGGGCCGGTCGGGCCGTAGCCGCTGACGTTGGCCCAGATCAGGCCAGGGTTGTCGGCGCGCAGGTCGTCGAAGCCGAGGCCGAGCCGCTCGAACGTGCCGTGCTTGAAGTTCTCAACGATGATGTCGCTCTCGCGCGCCAGATCGCGAATGATCTGCTTGCCCCGCTCGGACTTGATGTCGACGGTGATGCTGCGCTTGTTGCGATTGACCGTCAGATAGTAGCCGGCCTCGCCACCGGCCCAGGGCGGGCCCCAGGCGCGCGTGTCGTCACCCTTGCCCGGCTGCTCGACCTTGATAACATCTGCGCCGAGGTCGCCGAGGGTCATCGTGCAATACGGCCCGGCGAGCACTCGCGAAAGATCCAGCACCCGGATACCGTCGAGCGGTCCGTTGCTCTCCGTCATCGTTCACTTCCTACGTTTCGTGATTGAATCGATCCGCGACCAGCCCCTCTCGGCGTGGCGTATGGCTAGCGTATCACGGAAGCCTGGAGCACGAACGTCCATGCCCCACGCCGAATTGATGCAGGCAATTGCCGAAACCGACAGCACGTTTCGCCTCGTTGATGGCGACTGGATCGGCAAGTGTCTGATCTGCAACGGACCGCTGCGCTTCGATGCGCACACCGGCATCGGCGCGACGGTCGAGCACATCGTGCCGCGTCGCGGAGGGGGCACCAACGACTTGCTCAACCTTGGTTTGGCGCACCCGGCTTGTAACTTTGAGAAGGGTGTCCACTGGGATGAGCCGAAGCGTCGACGGGGCAGGATGAAGGAGTACGAGTCGCTAGTCACCCGGCTGCTGACGACGCGGCGGGCACGCTGGCGCGAGCCAGGTCAGGCGACGACCAGCCGCACCGATTGATAGCCGGTCATGCCGTCAGGATGTGGATCGGCTTCGGCCTCGATCTGCACCTGCCCCGCGCCGTCGACGGCGCGAACCGTCACCCGATGCTCGCCGCCGGTCGCTGCCCAGTCATAGCGCCAGCGCTGCCAGACGAACACCGGCTCGTATGGCTCAACAGCAGCGGCCAGCCATTCACCGTCGTCGATACGCACTTCCACGCGCTCGATACCGCGCGATCCGGCGAAGGCGATGCCGCCCAGCGCGACGTTGCCGTCCGCGTCTGGCTGCACAGTGCCGCGCGGCGTCTCGATGGTCGAGATGACCTGGATCGTCGCGTCGTCGGTCCAGCCGCGCTCCTGCCAGTAGCCCTCGTAGTCGTGATCGACCAGCTCGATGCGCTCCAGCCACTTCACGTTCTTCTCGCCGTACAGGTTCGGGACATACAGGCGGCAGGGGAAGCCGTGGCTGCGCGGCAGCGTCGTGCCGTTCATGCCGTAGACCAGCAGCGTCGTTGGCTCCAGCGCCTTGGCTAGCGGGATCGAGTCGGAGTAGCCTCCCGCGCCATTGCAGACGAGATCCACGACGCCATCCTGGATACCGGCGCGCTGTAGCACATCGCGGAGCGGCACGCCGGTCCAGCGGGTTGTCGAGATCAGGCCGCTGTCCCAGGTGAAGGAGATGCACATCAGCGTGCCGTCCTGTTCGACGGCCGGAAGAGACAGCAAGTCCTGCCAGCCGAGAACGACCTCGCGCTCGACGAGGCCGCCGATCGTCAGCGACCAGCCGTCTTCGGCGATGTTCGGGTCGCGCGTTGAGATGTCGACCAGATAGAAGTTGTCGTTTGGCGTGTAGCGTGGCGGCATGCCCTCCGGCGCTGGGAAGTCGCCACTGTCGGGGATGATTTCGGCGGCTGGTGTTGCGTTCGCTGCTGCGTCCGGCATCTGCACGTTTGTGAGGGCCTGCCCGGCGGCAGTCGGCGCATCCGGCCGCAGGATCGCGCCGGTGATGCGGCCGACCGCGATACCGCCGATGCCCAGCCCGAACGCGACCAGCGCTGCTTGTCGCAGAAGCTGCCGCCGACCGGAGTTGCCCGGCTGGTAGAGCCAGTCCTCCCGCGCCGCCAGATGCTGCTCGGAGCGCAACATGTCGAGCGTGTCGAGCAGGCGATACAGCAACACGCCGCAGAGCCCGGCAGTCAGCCCGAACGCGACAATGAGCCAGAGCAGGCGACCGAGGCTGTCCGCGTCTCCCGCCCAGCGTGCCAGCGCGAGCGCGGCGAGGAGCGAGCCTCCGGCAGCGATCGCGCAGGCGAGACGTCGGCGGCTGCCGCAGGCGAGCGCGACCACTGGCCACGCCGCGATCCAGATGAGGACGCCGAACGCCAGCAGGAGACGTTGGGCGAGGTGGCCGAATGTTTCAATAGCCCAGGTCGCCGCATCACCCGGCGATAAGCGAATCAGCAGGTCTGCCAGATCGAAAGGCGGGTAGGTCGTCAGGTTGGCCTGATACAGACCGGCCCAGAGTCCGATGACGGCGACACCGGCCGCCGTCGCCAGCACGATCGTCGTTCGGCGATCACGAGTGGAATGTATGTTGTCGGCCATGCCGGGCCTCATTCATGCGCGGCCAGCGCCGCAGGGTGGCTACGGCGCGGTCGCATTGATGTTCTGCAGGACGTTGATCGCCCATTCGAGCTGGAAGTCGTTCAGGTCGCTCGGCGGTGGTCCGGAATTGGTGACCGGTACGAACGGGAACTGCCCGTCGCGCAGGCCAACGATCACGTCCGGGCGTATCCCGTGGTCGCGGATCATGCGTCCGTCTGGCGTCAGCCACAGCTCAGTGCCGAGCAGCACTCGTCCGCCGTTATCCAGATTGAACGAACTGAGGACGGTGCCGGTGCCGAAGGTCCGCTCGCCGATGATCGTCGCGTTCGGTGTGTTGGCCTGGATTGCGCCGGAGACGATCTCCGAGGACGATGCCGCGCCTTCATTGACCAGCACGATCAGCGGTAGATCGCCGATGTTTTGCGCCTGTGCTTCGGCGGTGTGCTCTTCCTGGCTGCCGTCGCGGAACTGACTGATGAAGATGGTCGATCCTTCCGGCACGAAGGTCGATGCAACCTTGATCGCTTCATTGACATAGCCGCCGGGGTTGTTGCGCAGGTCGAGGACCACACGCTCAGCACCCTGCTCCTTCGCCTCGCCAAGCGCCTGGATGACATCGTCACCGGCACCGGACGTGAACTGCGACAGGCGAATGAGCGCGATGTTGTTGTCCAGCATGACCCAGGAGACGGATGAGACCTCGATCTTCCGGCGCGTGAGTACCACCTTGACCGTGGCATCCTGCCCGGCGCGACGGAACTCCAGCGAGACGTCGGTGCCCTCCGGGCCACGAATGATCTTCACGACGTCATCGACGGACTGGCTGGTGACATCCTGCCCATCGACCGACACGAGAATGTCGCCGGGCCGGATGCCGGCTTCCATTGCCGGTGAGCCGTCGATCGGCGCAACCACGACGATGCCCTCGTCACGCTGCTCGACCTGAATGCCGACGCCGACATATTCACCCGAGAGTGACTCGGATTGCGCCTGGCTCTCTTCTGCAGTCAGGTAGCGGGTGTGGCCCTCGTCGTGCAGGGTCTCCAGCATCGCCTGAATCGCGGCGCTGGTCATCTGATCGTTGTTGATCGCTTCCTGATCGACGAACTGATCCTGGATGAGATCCCAGACCTGATTGATCGTGTCCGGACCGTTGGTGCTGCTCTCCGCTGCGCTCGCGCCGCCGTTTGGCGGGTTGACGACGAAGCGCTGGAACAGCATGCCGCCGGCAAAGACGAACAGCAGCAGACTGAGCGCGACGAATGACACGACCGCCTTGACCGCGCCGCTCGAACCACTACGTTGCGGCGGCGATGGTGGGGCAGACCGCGGAGCTGGTGGCAGCGCAGGCTGGTCTCCGGGTTGCGGCGCGTCTGGATAGTCAGATGTATTCATTCTCGGTGTCGTCTCTGCTCGGTTCGGGTCCGTCGCGGGCGCGTGCCGGACATCGGCAAGGGTGCTGATTGGCAAGTATACGGACGATAGAAGCGCTGCCTCAGTCTGCCGGAAGATTTCAGCCAGATTTCAGGTTCGGGTCATACGTGGTTCAGCAACGGGGTTCATAGTAACTACAGCGTTCGAAAAACGCTGACAACCAACCACCCCCTACCCCCACACGTCGGTCCCGCGTGTAATCGGGATCGGACCCCAGAGAGCCCGCCAGATGCGCACCTGGCGGGCTCTCCC
This genomic stretch from Thermomicrobiales bacterium harbors:
- a CDS encoding DUF542 domain-containing protein — its product is MATVRADATVTEEIRTEKIRVLVERYPQLMEPLAQYGFDLCCGGEHPIAEAARLHGIDAEEIFTTVFNALDLTMPTA
- a CDS encoding cbb3-type cytochrome c oxidase subunit I; translated protein: MFPRLVPLGALFSALALTVAAGCTAFVPDHPQLWSALVALVVLGAITPMILAVNVRIVPVFSRRTWQQPRVMAASIVLAVLGGWTTFLGRAVPNGRLETLGATLALVSGLCFMISIMRLFRSEPVTQVGPPLPFPEQVQLDKVGISFTRQAGMYLILGLIVGLLLRFWTPSRGRWDLVWAHAMLLGWFLNMASGVCYHTLSRWTGLRWRSARMIQVHLRVATLALPLMIVALAINHRWLFALGGVSQAAMLVLFVVNILPMIVGLPLVSRVGVTAACVALTSGVLLGGWFALDPVAGYRLRTAHASINLFGFAGLLIAGVGYYLLPRFAGRPLRWPRLALGQVILQIVGVVTLAFGWYWRQYGHDGGTMLIMIGGLTTMAALMLFATILAATFRKRVRATISNVSLSPSPKTAR
- a CDS encoding cbb3-type cytochrome c oxidase subunit I — its product is MDRVSILYTRAALLWLVAGVILGSLMLSDDLVPGSWRLWFAPTHGHMLFVGWFLQFAIGVGYWLLPRKRNTDLPYGYNERLAMVGMVLLNLGLLTRVVAEPLGRAGHTGSLQDAGEVISSLLQLAAVLIIATQIWQRLIPRPAKLVRDGKPVRGQGAEKE
- a CDS encoding CoA transferase encodes the protein MTESNGPLDGIRVLDLSRVLAGPYCTMTLGDLGADVIKVEQPGKGDDTRAWGPPWAGGEAGYYLTVNRNKRSITVDIKSERGKQIIRDLARESDIIVENFKHGTFERLGLGFDDLRADNPGLIWANVSGYGPTGPMANKPGYDFIAQGEAGIMAITGEPDGEPMKVGVAVVDVTAGLFATIGILSALHTRETSGVGQRVDATLFTSAIAWLVNVGQNYLVSGNPPKRYGNAHANIVPYQTFRARDQHMILGVGNDRQFQALCAIVERPELAQDERYATNAARVANREEIIGILQELLVTEDADHWIAACDAANIPSGKINTIEQVFQHPQTLARDMLVEIEHPTAGLLKMAGIPFAMSETPPTVRLAPPTLGQHTDEVLHERLGYDQSTIDQLRNDGII
- a CDS encoding HNH endonuclease: MPHAELMQAIAETDSTFRLVDGDWIGKCLICNGPLRFDAHTGIGATVEHIVPRRGGGTNDLLNLGLAHPACNFEKGVHWDEPKRRRGRMKEYESLVTRLLTTRRARWREPGQATTSRTD
- a CDS encoding molybdopterin-dependent oxidoreductase, with translation MADNIHSTRDRRTTIVLATAAGVAVIGLWAGLYQANLTTYPPFDLADLLIRLSPGDAATWAIETFGHLAQRLLLAFGVLIWIAAWPVVALACGSRRRLACAIAAGGSLLAALALARWAGDADSLGRLLWLIVAFGLTAGLCGVLLYRLLDTLDMLRSEQHLAAREDWLYQPGNSGRRQLLRQAALVAFGLGIGGIAVGRITGAILRPDAPTAAGQALTNVQMPDAAANATPAAEIIPDSGDFPAPEGMPPRYTPNDNFYLVDISTRDPNIAEDGWSLTIGGLVEREVVLGWQDLLSLPAVEQDGTLMCISFTWDSGLISTTRWTGVPLRDVLQRAGIQDGVVDLVCNGAGGYSDSIPLAKALEPTTLLVYGMNGTTLPRSHGFPCRLYVPNLYGEKNVKWLERIELVDHDYEGYWQERGWTDDATIQVISTIETPRGTVQPDADGNVALGGIAFAGSRGIERVEVRIDDGEWLAAAVEPYEPVFVWQRWRYDWAATGGEHRVTVRAVDGAGQVQIEAEADPHPDGMTGYQSVRLVVA
- a CDS encoding S41 family peptidase, translated to MNTSDYPDAPQPGDQPALPPAPRSAPPSPPQRSGSSGAVKAVVSFVALSLLLFVFAGGMLFQRFVVNPPNGGASAAESSTNGPDTINQVWDLIQDQFVDQEAINNDQMTSAAIQAMLETLHDEGHTRYLTAEESQAQSESLSGEYVGVGIQVEQRDEGIVVVAPIDGSPAMEAGIRPGDILVSVDGQDVTSQSVDDVVKIIRGPEGTDVSLEFRRAGQDATVKVVLTRRKIEVSSVSWVMLDNNIALIRLSQFTSGAGDDVIQALGEAKEQGAERVVLDLRNNPGGYVNEAIKVASTFVPEGSTIFISQFRDGSQEEHTAEAQAQNIGDLPLIVLVNEGAASSSEIVSGAIQANTPNATIIGERTFGTGTVLSSFNLDNGGRVLLGTELWLTPDGRMIRDHGIRPDVIVGLRDGQFPFVPVTNSGPPPSDLNDFQLEWAINVLQNINATAP